The proteins below are encoded in one region of Rhododendron vialii isolate Sample 1 chromosome 7a, ASM3025357v1:
- the LOC131332096 gene encoding uncharacterized protein LOC131332096 isoform X1: MKAPDPGVGVEATGGGTSEGAGDVGEGAGDVGEGAGGLVVGGISGGAIGAGGEGGELMDGPGLMVGGDIIGDGTLGGGAVIVGGGAAIGGGVETMVGGVAMGVGGKAID, from the coding sequence ATGAAAGCTCCCGATCCGGGGGTGGGGGTAGAGGCGACCGGTGGGGGGACAAGCGAAGGCGCAGGCGATGTGGGGGAGGGCGCAGGCGATGTGGGGGAGGGTGCAGGTGGACTGGTGGTGGGTGGCATCTCAGGAGGAGCCATCGGTGCCGGTGGTGAGGGTGGTGAGCTCATGGACGGGCCAGGGCTCATGGTCGGGGGAGACATCATCGGTGATGGGACACTTGGTGGAGGAGCCGTTATAGTCGGTGGTGGTGCCGCCATTGGTGGTGGGGTTGAAACCATGGTGGGTGGTGTTGCCATGGGGGTTGGAGGTAAAGCTATAGACTGA
- the LOC131332096 gene encoding uncharacterized protein LOC131332096 isoform X2, whose amino-acid sequence MKAPDPGVGVEATGGGTSEGAGDVGEGAGDVGEGAGAIGAGGEGGELMDGPGLMVGGDIIGDGTLGGGAVIVGGGAAIGGGVETMVGGVAMGVGGKAID is encoded by the exons ATGAAAGCTCCCGATCCGGGGGTGGGGGTAGAGGCGACCGGTGGGGGGACAAGCGAAGGCGCAGGCGATGTGGGGGAGGGCGCAGGCGATGTGGGGGAGGGTGCAG GAGCCATCGGTGCCGGTGGTGAGGGTGGTGAGCTCATGGACGGGCCAGGGCTCATGGTCGGGGGAGACATCATCGGTGATGGGACACTTGGTGGAGGAGCCGTTATAGTCGGTGGTGGTGCCGCCATTGGTGGTGGGGTTGAAACCATGGTGGGTGGTGTTGCCATGGGGGTTGGAGGTAAAGCTATAGACTGA
- the LOC131332091 gene encoding uncharacterized protein LOC131332091, whose translation MATMKNGTANSLPKSQIEAAQSVVPIKMTDPRLSRRVSVTDSGIFQNRFHIIFYYNKVSGEDSGWTLAGWTKESLGRALHEQPMLGGRLRREEESEGVLELVSNDCGIRLFEARISKTVAEFLDLEEREDAEAELVYWKDIDEENPQFSPLFYAQVTNFHCGGYSVGISCSLVVADPLAIISFLRRWANIHSRMVSETEMAKPPLFYLPNFKPNASSLTNQTGSNRIQDRRKPLIFQTGKINHNEVETRKALALRCIEEAELKLGGKRASKVTLLVKKPSEEIEVESYLREGLMEKQLSFRSGLNCGSWDDLGASEVKFWEGKKPVCVSYWISCVPGDGLLVLIPSPDESASETLSVVVTVP comes from the exons ATGGCAACAATGAAAAATGGCACCGCCAACTCGCTGCCCAAATCACAAATAGAAGCTGCACAATCAGTTGTCCCAATAAAAATGACGGATCCACGGCTGTCGCGTCGTGTGTCCGTCACGGACTCTGGCATCTTCCAGAACCGGTTTCATATCATTTTTTACTACAACAAGGTGTCCGGTGAAGATTCAGGGTGGACCTTGGCGGGGTGGACGAAGGAGTCGCTAGGGAGAGCTTTACACGAGCAACCGATGCTCGGTGGGAGGCTACGGAGAGAGGAAGAGTCCGAAGGGGTACTAGAACTCGTGTCGAACGACTGCGGCATCAGGCTGTTTGAGGCACGAATCTCGAAAACAGTGGCCGAGTTTCTTGATTTGGAGGAGAGGGAAGATGCAGAGGCTGAGCTTGTGTATTGGAAGGATATTGATGAAGAAAATCCTCAATTTTCTCCACTATTCTATGCTCAG GTGACCAACTTCCACTGTGGTGGATACTCAGTAGGCATAAGCTGCAGCCTTGTTGTAGCAGACCCTTTGGCCATAATAAGCTTCCTCAGGAGATGGGCCAATATTCACAGCAGAATGGTCTCCGAAACCGAAATGGCGAAACCACCCTTATTTTACCTCCCCAATTTCAAGCCAAATGCTTCTTCCCTCACTAACCAAACTGGCTCGAACCGGATCCAAGACCGGCGTAAACCTCTCATCTTCCAAACTGGAAAAATTAATCATAACGAGGTTGAGACGCGTAAGGCGCTCGCGTTACGATGCATCGAAGAGGCAGAGCTCAAGCTTGGTGGCAAAAGGGCTTCCAAAGTCACTTTGCTTGTGAAAAAACCCTCTGAAGAAATAGAGGTAGAAAGCTATTTGAGAGAAGGGCTTATGGAAAAGCAATTAAGTTTTAGGAGTGGACTCAATTGTGGAAGTTGGGATGATTTAGGGGCCAGTGAAGTGAAATTTTGGGAAGGGAAGAAGCCAGTTTGTGTCTCTTATTGGATTAGTTGTGTCCCTGGGGATGGACTTCTTGTTCTGATCCCAAGTCCAGATGAGAGTGCTTCTGAAACATTGAGTGTTGTTGTCACAGTGCCATGA